One region of Hydrogenobaculum sp. Y04AAS1 genomic DNA includes:
- a CDS encoding superoxide dismutase, with the protein MKLEPKNHLKPSSLNGISNEQIEPHFEAHYKGYVAKFNEIQDKLADLNFSDRAKANQNYSEYRELKVEETFNYMGTVLHELYFGHLTPKGTPSEALKKKVEEDFGSWDNCVTELKAAGIAFRGWAILGLDIFSGKLMINGLDAHNLYNLTGLIPLIVLDTYEHAYYVDQKNKRPPYIDAFLNSLNWDVINERFEKAIKAYETLKGFC; encoded by the coding sequence ATGAAGTTAGAACCAAAGAATCACTTAAAACCGTCAAGTTTAAACGGCATATCTAACGAGCAGATAGAACCGCACTTTGAAGCTCACTACAAAGGCTATGTGGCTAAGTTTAATGAAATCCAAGATAAGTTGGCAGATTTAAACTTTTCAGATAGGGCAAAAGCCAATCAAAACTATTCAGAATATAGAGAGCTAAAAGTAGAAGAAACCTTCAACTACATGGGTACAGTCTTGCATGAGCTTTACTTTGGACATCTAACCCCAAAGGGTACTCCATCAGAAGCTCTCAAGAAAAAAGTAGAAGAAGATTTTGGCTCTTGGGATAACTGCGTAACAGAGTTAAAAGCAGCAGGTATAGCCTTTAGAGGATGGGCTATTTTGGGTCTTGATATATTTTCTGGTAAACTTATGATAAACGGTCTTGACGCTCATAACCTTTACAACCTTACAGGGCTTATCCCACTTATAGTGTTGGATACCTATGAACACGCTTACTATGTAGACCAAAAGAACAAACGCCCACCTTACATAGACGCTTTCTTAAATTCTCTAAATTGGGACGTAATAAACGAAAGATTCGAAAAAGCTATAAAAGCTTACGAAACACTAAAAGGTTTTTGTTAA
- a CDS encoding molybdenum cofactor guanylyltransferase encodes MNDTIDVFILAGGQSKRFKGDKTLFIFDNKPMIEHVFETLYSFSKNIYIVSKNPEKYLFIKNAKSIKDILDIQNPLSGLYTACFYTEKPFLLVGADMPFIKKDLVEYMIRNHKKEATIFKINGFFEPLLAVYDPSVKDKIKQSIENQRASFQKLILNLDVNVLTEEQARSVDKDLISFSNINTKEDVKRFYNIGH; translated from the coding sequence GTGAATGATACCATAGATGTTTTCATATTAGCGGGAGGCCAAAGCAAAAGGTTTAAAGGGGATAAAACGCTTTTTATTTTTGACAATAAGCCAATGATAGAACATGTGTTTGAAACATTGTACAGCTTTTCAAAAAATATATATATAGTTTCTAAAAACCCAGAAAAATACTTATTTATAAAAAATGCAAAATCAATAAAAGACATATTAGATATTCAAAACCCGCTAAGTGGTCTTTATACAGCGTGTTTTTATACAGAAAAACCGTTTTTGTTAGTGGGAGCAGATATGCCTTTTATAAAAAAGGATCTTGTAGAGTATATGATAAGAAATCATAAAAAAGAAGCAACGATATTTAAGATAAATGGTTTTTTTGAACCACTTCTTGCCGTTTACGATCCTTCAGTAAAAGATAAAATAAAACAATCTATAGAAAACCAAAGAGCATCTTTTCAAAAGCTTATACTTAATCTTGATGTAAACGTATTAACCGAAGAGCAGGCAAGGAGTGTAGATAAAGATTTGATATCTTTTTCAAACATAAACACCAAAGAAGATGTAAAAAGATTTTATAATATTGGTCATTGA
- a CDS encoding lytic transglycosylase domain-containing protein, which translates to MYAMNVKRLLGLGLLSIILSSCSAEITNASLYGNNYAYKKPNYVSYERPQISHRPIYQNNPQFLNLVYTQDVKKYINYFLYQDRGFIERGIEKAIYYSPIILPILKKYNLPSDFIYLPIIESGYNQYSVSSTGAAGIWQLMPQTARDYGLIVNNQIDERFDIIKATQAAAHYLSDLYNQFGDWNKVLAAYNCGPYCVSSVFKQDPRGSFWAFQSSFPPETQQYVPRFLALLDIIKNAKYFGIKVKKQYFNYTLHIYRPNSPQELRNIALAYNVNYYLLKRLNPQIKQGLVPAGGYVYIPSFGKPIYREASTDDSIKRLIAGE; encoded by the coding sequence ATGTATGCTATGAACGTAAAAAGGCTTCTTGGTTTGGGGCTTTTATCAATAATACTTAGCTCTTGCAGTGCAGAGATTACAAACGCATCTTTATATGGAAACAACTACGCTTACAAAAAGCCAAACTACGTAAGCTATGAAAGACCCCAAATAAGCCATCGTCCCATATATCAAAACAACCCTCAATTTCTAAATCTTGTATATACACAAGATGTTAAAAAGTATATAAACTACTTTTTATACCAAGATAGAGGTTTTATAGAAAGGGGCATAGAAAAAGCCATTTACTACTCTCCTATAATATTACCAATACTTAAAAAGTACAACCTTCCATCGGATTTTATATACCTTCCCATCATAGAAAGTGGATATAATCAATATTCTGTGTCAAGCACCGGAGCAGCCGGTATATGGCAGTTAATGCCTCAAACAGCAAGAGATTACGGTCTTATAGTAAACAATCAAATAGACGAGAGGTTTGATATTATAAAAGCTACCCAAGCTGCAGCCCATTATCTTAGCGATTTATACAATCAGTTTGGAGATTGGAACAAGGTTTTAGCTGCTTACAACTGCGGTCCTTATTGTGTATCGTCGGTGTTTAAACAAGACCCAAGGGGAAGTTTTTGGGCTTTTCAAAGTTCGTTTCCGCCAGAAACTCAGCAATATGTACCAAGATTTTTAGCGCTTTTAGATATCATAAAAAATGCAAAATATTTTGGTATAAAAGTAAAGAAGCAATACTTTAACTATACGCTTCATATATATAGACCAAATTCCCCGCAAGAGCTTAGAAATATAGCTCTAGCCTACAACGTAAACTATTATCTCTTGAAAAGGTTGAACCCTCAAATAAAACAAGGTTTAGTCCCGGCTGGTGGCTACGTTTATATACCGTCCTTTGGAAAACCAATTTACAGAGAAGCTTCCACAGATGACTCTATAAAAAGATTAATAGCAGGTGAATGA
- the gspD gene encoding type II secretion system secretin GspD produces the protein MKILRKINCLNIFSVLWIFIVFGMAHGKGKTKYLNNMVVLNFQNQSIDDIAKFMSKLTGKTIVIGIKGNLPKITVSSKKPVSVEDAWHLFLTSLALDGYTVVKYKNFYKILPLKEASSFSTSVTKKAFPSPSIETYIYFAHTNSQILLNAVRPFLSQYGNATVYMPSNALIISDIGVSVDKIQKLLKSIDIPNLAFSLKMYQTKDTNAVVKALSPLANPVSQKFGIPMVVSSVQKKHSKSGFVLVYAPKLMQASIKEIIHKINESASHFRRHYYVIPLQNASVGEMAKTLASLFGSASAISSTTKRPTPNLNTMQNQPQTIQSNVPPNQNINVISSNKPIGSIYLSDGTRIGFDRATNSVILYATKSQYENLKNLIKKLDEKRIQVLIAASVVEANLTKQLTTGVNWQALGKNGGIGFNPASLQTIYQGLLSGNFVVGVTSSSSISANVGGNTIIFPDLAVFLSLLEQGNGFKIISNPKVLTLDNEEAIIKEAQVYPYVTGTQYNINGFPILTYDYKDIGLELDVIPTVSKDNIRLGINLNLQDITGFTNTNVAGQTVPIPITTDRVLNSEVVVKSGQTVILGGLVSNNTIKNISGIPILQDIPVLGNLFKYQNRENKKSTLFIFITPYIIKSPDQLAKITKANEVIAHRIYESVKKAKE, from the coding sequence ATGAAGATTTTAAGAAAAATAAATTGTTTGAATATATTTTCCGTTTTATGGATTTTTATAGTGTTTGGAATGGCCCATGGAAAGGGAAAAACCAAATACTTAAACAACATGGTAGTACTAAACTTCCAAAACCAAAGCATAGATGATATAGCAAAGTTTATGTCAAAGCTTACTGGTAAAACTATAGTGATAGGGATAAAGGGAAATCTTCCTAAAATAACGGTTAGCTCCAAAAAACCTGTAAGCGTAGAAGACGCTTGGCATCTTTTTTTAACGAGCTTAGCTTTAGATGGGTACACTGTTGTAAAATATAAAAACTTTTACAAGATACTTCCTCTAAAAGAAGCATCTTCTTTTAGCACAAGTGTTACAAAAAAAGCCTTTCCAAGCCCCTCTATAGAAACCTACATTTACTTTGCCCATACAAACTCCCAAATACTTCTAAATGCCGTAAGACCTTTTTTAAGCCAATATGGTAACGCCACCGTTTATATGCCCTCAAACGCCCTTATCATATCTGATATAGGAGTGTCTGTTGATAAAATCCAAAAACTTTTAAAGAGTATAGATATACCAAATTTAGCTTTTAGTCTAAAAATGTATCAAACAAAAGATACAAACGCCGTTGTAAAAGCCCTAAGCCCCTTGGCAAACCCTGTAAGTCAAAAGTTTGGTATACCTATGGTGGTATCTTCTGTTCAGAAAAAACACTCCAAAAGCGGTTTTGTGCTTGTATATGCACCGAAGCTTATGCAAGCCTCTATAAAAGAGATTATACATAAAATAAACGAAAGCGCCTCTCATTTTAGAAGACATTATTATGTTATCCCACTTCAAAACGCCTCTGTAGGAGAAATGGCAAAGACGTTGGCAAGCCTTTTTGGAAGCGCAAGCGCCATTTCCTCTACCACAAAAAGACCTACACCAAACCTAAACACTATGCAAAACCAACCTCAAACAATTCAAAGCAACGTACCTCCAAATCAAAACATAAACGTAATATCTTCCAACAAACCAATAGGCTCTATATATCTTTCTGATGGCACGAGGATAGGTTTTGACAGAGCCACAAACAGCGTTATTTTATACGCCACAAAATCTCAATACGAAAATCTAAAAAATCTCATAAAAAAACTAGACGAAAAACGCATTCAAGTGCTGATAGCGGCTTCTGTAGTGGAGGCAAACCTCACCAAACAACTTACCACCGGTGTAAATTGGCAAGCTTTGGGCAAAAATGGCGGTATAGGATTTAACCCGGCATCTCTTCAAACCATATACCAAGGGCTTTTATCTGGAAACTTCGTAGTAGGTGTTACAAGCTCAAGCAGTATAAGTGCAAACGTAGGTGGTAATACAATCATATTTCCTGATTTAGCGGTATTTTTAAGTTTGTTAGAGCAAGGAAATGGTTTTAAAATCATATCAAACCCAAAGGTGCTAACCCTTGACAACGAAGAGGCTATTATAAAAGAAGCTCAAGTTTATCCTTATGTAACAGGTACCCAATACAACATAAACGGCTTCCCAATACTCACTTACGACTACAAAGATATAGGCCTAGAGCTTGATGTTATACCTACTGTTTCAAAAGACAACATAAGGCTTGGCATAAACTTAAATCTTCAAGATATCACGGGCTTTACAAATACAAACGTAGCGGGTCAAACGGTGCCTATACCTATTACCACAGATAGAGTTTTAAATTCGGAAGTAGTCGTTAAAAGCGGTCAAACGGTGATATTAGGAGGACTCGTGAGCAACAACACTATAAAAAACATAAGCGGTATACCAATTCTTCAAGATATCCCAGTTTTAGGAAATCTCTTCAAATATCAAAACAGAGAAAATAAAAAAAGCACTCTTTTTATATTTATAACACCTTACATCATAAAAAGCCCAGATCAACTTGCCAAAATTACGAAAGCAAATGAAGTAATAGCGCACAGAATATACGAAAGTGTGAAAAAAGCAAAAGAATAA
- the speD gene encoding adenosylmethionine decarboxylase, translating to MAKTLGLHIIADLYGVNPDLIDREEDIRHLLENSVKAGELTKISSHFYQFNPHGATGVILLAESHISIHTWPEHKTATVDVFTCGDPSKAYRAMDYIINSLSPTHVDKKVFDRGIIEDSKGKDVLWIMSKAGCC from the coding sequence ATGGCAAAAACCCTCGGACTCCATATTATAGCTGACCTTTATGGAGTTAACCCTGATCTCATTGACAGGGAAGAAGATATCAGACACCTTCTTGAAAATTCAGTAAAAGCAGGAGAGCTTACAAAAATCTCCTCTCATTTTTACCAGTTTAACCCTCACGGAGCTACGGGAGTTATCCTGTTAGCCGAATCTCATATATCCATTCATACGTGGCCAGAGCATAAAACGGCTACTGTGGATGTATTTACCTGTGGAGACCCATCAAAGGCTTATAGAGCCATGGACTATATAATAAACTCTTTATCCCCTACTCACGTAGATAAAAAAGTCTTTGATAGAGGTATCATAGAAGATTCAAAGGGAAAAGATGTGCTTTGGATAATGTCGAAAGCTGGTTGTTGCTAA